CGGCACCCAAACGGGTACCGGCCCTTCTTCAAGCCACTGGCAACAAGCGTGCTGAATTACCAGGAAGACTTCGTGATGCCCGGGAGCTCACCGCGGTGAGCCATGTCGCGGAAGCGAACACGGGAGATACCGAACTTCTGGAACGTGCCGCGGGGGCGGCCGTCGATGATGTCGCGGTTACGCAGGCGGACCGGCGAGGCGTTGCGGGGCAGCTTCTGCAGGCCGAGGCGTGCGGCTTCGCGTGCTTCGTCGGTTGAGTTGGGGTCAACCAGAGCCTTCTTCAGTTCGAGGCGCTTTGCGGCGTAACGCTCGACGATGACTTTACGCTGTTCGTTCTTAGCGATCATTGACTTCTTAGCCATGTGTTTAGCGCTCCTCTCGGAATTCGACGTGCTGGCGGATTTTGGGATCGTACTTCCGCAGGACCATGCGGTCCGGGTCGTTACGACGGTTCTTGCGCGTCACGTAGGTGTAACCCGTGCCCGCGGTCGACTTGAGCTTGATGATCGGACGTACGTCCTTGTCCTTTGCCACTAGAGCTTC
The nucleotide sequence above comes from Arthrobacter sp. KBS0702. Encoded proteins:
- the rpmG gene encoding 50S ribosomal protein L33; its protein translation is MAKDKDVRPIIKLKSTAGTGYTYVTRKNRRNDPDRMVLRKYDPKIRQHVEFREER
- the rpsN gene encoding 30S ribosomal protein S14, with protein sequence MAKKSMIAKNEQRKVIVERYAAKRLELKKALVDPNSTDEAREAARLGLQKLPRNASPVRLRNRDIIDGRPRGTFQKFGISRVRFRDMAHRGELPGITKSSW